GCCCTGCTGGTGCTGGGCCTGCGGCCCCGCCACCTGCGCCACTGAGGCCGGGGGTGGAGCGCCGCCGTTATACTCTGCGGTCGACCCCACGCGGTCGCGGCGCCGGTGGCGGCCGCACCTCTCCACCCAGGACCCCATGAAGCAGCTGTTCCGCGACGTCGACGGCGGGCCCTTGTGCCCCGAGGGCAGCGTGGCCTGCATCGGCGCCTTCGACGGCCTGCATCTCGGCCATCGCGCGCTGCTGCGCCACGCGGCCGGGCGCGCCCACGCCCTTGGCTTGCCGCTGGTCGCGCTGAGTTTCGAACCCTTGCCGCGGGAATTCTTCGCGCCTGTCGCTCCACCGCCGCGGCTGGGGCTGCCACGGGCAAAGTTCGAAGGGCTGTGCGCGCTTGGTGCCGATGCCGTCGGCCTGTTGCGCTTCAACGCCGGATTCGCGGCGCTGTCGCCGGATGCGTTCGCCGAATCGGTACTGGCCGGACGCCTTGCTGCCCGCGAGGTCTGGGTGGGCCCCGGGTTCCGCTACGGCCAGCGGCGCGCCGGTGACCTCGACACCCTGCGCCAGGCGGGGCAGCGACTCGGCTTCGCCGCCGGCGAGATCGCTCCGGTCCTGCTCGACGACGAGCGCGTGTCCAGCACCCGCATCCGCGCCGCGCTGACGGCAGGCGACTTCGCCGCCGCCACGCGGCTGCTCGACAGGCCCTATGCCATCGCCGGGCGCGTGGTGCGTGGACGCCAACTCGGCCGTACGCTGGGTTTCCCCACCGCCAACCTGCGCTTCGGCGGCAAGGTGCCGGCCTTGCAGGGCATCTACGCCACCCGCGTGCACGGCGTCGGTGACCGGCCCTGGCCCTCGGTGTCGAGCTTCGGTACCCGACCCACCGTGGACGGCGTGGAGCCGCTGCTGGAAGCCCACCTGTTCGACTTCGACGGCGACCTTTATGGTCGGCGCATCGAGGTCGAGTTCGTCGCGCGCCTGCGCGACGAGGAAAAATACCCCGACCTGCCGACCCTGGTCGCGCAGATGCAGCGCGACGCCGAGCAGGCGCGCCACCTTTTGATGCAGCCCCCGCAGCGAGCGACCGCGTGACCGACGACGACAGCCAGCGCTACAAGCCGACCATCCTCCTGCCCGAGACCGCGTTTCCGATGCGCGGCGACCTGCCCAAGCGGGAGCCGGACACGCTGGCGCGCTGGGAGGGCGAGGGCCTGTACGCACGCCTGCGCACGCACGCCGCGGGTCGGCCGAAGTTCGTGCTGCACGACGGTCCGCCGTATGCCAACGGCGCCATCCACCTCGGGCATGCGGTCAACAAGATCCTCAAGGACATCATCGTCCGCTCGAAGACCGTCGCCGGTTTCGATGCGCCGTACATCCCCGGCTGGGACTGCCATGGCCTGCCGATCGAGATCGCGATCGAGAAGAAGCACGGCAAGGTGGGGGTGAAGCTCGATGCCACCGCGTTCCGCCAGGCCTGCCGCGACTACGCGCTGTCGCAGATCGAACTGCAGATGCGCGATTTCAAGCGCCTGGGCGTGCTCGGCGACTGGGACAACCCGTACCTCACGCTCGACCCGAAGTTCGAGGCCGACGAGATGCGCGCGCTGGCCAAGGTGGTCGACAACGGCCACCTGGTGCGCGGCGTGAAGCCGGTCTACTGGTGCTTCGATTGCGGCTCGGCGCTGGCCGAGGCGGAAATCGAATACCAGGACAAGCAGTCGACCGCGGTCGACGTGGCGTACCCGGCACGTGATGCGCAGGCGCTGGCGCGGGCCTTCGGCACCGAAGTGCCGGAAGGCGTCGAGATCGCGGTGCCGATCTGGACCACCACGCCGTGGACGCTGCCGGCATCGCTGGCGGTGGCGCTGGGCGCGGGGCTGGACTACACGCTTGTCGAGGGCCCGCTGGTCGAAGGGCCGGCGCATGGCGGCCGACGCCGCTGGCTGGTGCTGGCCTCGGGGCTCGAGGCGAAGGCGCTTGCACGCTACGGGGTGGACGAGGTGACCGTGCACGGCCACGCCCCGGGCAGCGCGCTCGAAGGCCAGCTGCTTGCGCACCCGTTCTACCCCGAGCGCGACATTCCGCTGATCCTCGGCGAACACGTGACCGCCGAAGACGGCACCGGCGCGGTGCATACCGCCCCCGGGCATGGCCAGGAGGATTTCGTGGCGGCCCGGCACTACGGGCTGGTCGAGAAGTACACAGCGGCGCAGCTCAACCCGGTCGACGGACGCGGCGTGTACCTGCCCTCGACGCCGGCGGCGGACGGCGTGGCGCTCGCCGGCACGCACATCTGGAAGGCCAACGACGCGATTGTTGAAGTCCTCCGTGCCAACGGCGCACTGCTCGCGCATGCCAGCCTGCAGCACAGCTACCCGCACTGCTGGCGCCACCGCACGCCGGTCGTGTTCCGCGCCACGCCGCAGTGGTTCATCTCAATGGACCAGGCGGGGCTGCGCCGCGACGCGCTCGCCGCGATCCAGGGCGTGGAGTGGTTTCCCGGATGGGGTGAAGCGCGCATCGCGGGCATGGTCGAGGGCCGCCCGGACTGGACGATCTCGCGCCAGCGCACGTGGGGCGTGCCGATCGCGCTGTTCGTGCACCGCGAGACCGGCGAGCCGCACCCGCGCTCCAGCGAACTGATGCGCGCTGCCGCCGACCGCGTCGAGGTTGCCGGCATCGATGCCTGGTACGACCTCGATCCGGCCGAGCTACTGGGCGACGAGGCGGGCGACTACGACCGCATCACCGACATCCTCGACGTCTGGTTCGATTCCGGCGTCACCCACGAGTGCGTGCTGGCCGCGCGCGGCATCGGCAAGCCGGCCGACCTGTACCTCGAAGGCTCGGACCAGCACCGCGGCTGGTTCCAGTCGTCGCTGCTCACCGGTATCGCGATCGACGGCGCCGCGCCGTACCGGCAGTGCCTGACGCACGGCTTCACGGTCGACGAGAACGGCCGCAAGATGTCGAAGTCGCTCGGCAACGGCATTGAGCCGCAGGAAATCATGAAGACGCTGGGCGCGGACATCCTGCGCCTGTGGATCGCGTCGGCCGACTACAGCAACGAGATGTCGCTGTCGAAGGAGATCCTCAAGCGCAACGCCGATGCCTACCGCCGCATCCGCAACACCGCGCGCTTCCTGCTCGGCAACCTGCACGGGTTCGACCCGGTGCGCGACCTGCGCCCGCTCGACGACATGGTGGCGCTGGACCGCTGGATCGTGCACCGCGCGTGGGAAGTGCAGGAAAAGATCGTCGCCGCATACGCGCGCTACGATTTCGCGGAGATCATCCAGGCGCTGCTCAATTTCTGCAGCGTCGACCTCGGTTCGCTGTACCTCGATGTCACCAAGGACCGGCTGTACACCATGCCGGAGGACTCGCGCGGCCGGCGCAGCGCGCAGAGCGCGATGTACCGCATCACCGAGGCCTTCGTGCGCTGGATCGCCCCGGTGCTGGCGTTCACCGCCGACGAAATGTGGAGCCACCTGCCGGGCACGCGCGAGGACAACGTGCTGTTCGCCACCTGGTACGACGGCCTGGCGCCGATGGCCGACGACGCCGCGATGTCGGCGCGCGAGTTCGACGAGTTGCTGCGCCTGCGCGAGCAGGTGGCCAAGGTGCTCGAGCCGATGCGCGCGAGCGGCGTGATCGGTGCCGCGCTGGAAGCCGAGATCACGCTCGCATGCGGCGTCGCCGACCAGAACCGGCTGTCGCCGCTGCTCGACGAACTCCGCTTCCTGCTGATCAGCGGCGATGTCGCGCTGGTGGTCGCCGATGGCGCCACCGAGATCGGCGTCAGCGCGACGGCCACCACCAAGCCCAAGTGCGTGCGCTGCTGGCAGCACCGCGGCGACATCGGCACCGTCGCCGCGCATCCGCTGCTGTGCACGCGCTGCGCGGGCAACGTCGAAGGCAACACTGAGGATCGCCAATGGTTCTGAAGCCCGCCCGCAATGCGTTGCCCTGGCTGCTGCTTTCCGCGCTGGTCATCGTGCTCGACCAGCTGAGCAAGCAGTGGGTACTCACCAGCCTGCCGGAGTACACGGCGATCCCGGTGATCGACGGATTCTGGAACTGGTACCGCACCTACAACACGGGTGCCGCGTTCAGCTTCCTGTCCGATGCCGGTGGTTGGCAGAAGTGGTTCTTCAGCATCCTGGCGTTCGGCATCAGCGGCCTGCTGGCGGTGTGGCTTTCGCGCACCCCGCGTGGTGACTGGCGCACGGCGCTGCCGTTCGCGCTTGTGATCGGCGGCGCGATCGGCAACGTGATCGACCGGATCGTGCATGGCCATGTCATCGATTTCGTCCAGTGGCACTGGCGCGATTACTACTGGCCGGCGTTCAACATCGCCGATGCCGCGATCGTCGGCGGTGCGATCGGGATCGCGCTGTTCGGGCTGATCGCAGGCAAGCCGAAGCCGGCATAAACGCGCGCCGCTCCTCCCGCAGCCCGGGAAGGGCGGCGCCCTTGCCGGGGCGGTAGAATGGCCATCATGGATATCGTGCTCGCCAACCCCCGTGGTTTCTGTGCCGGCGTGGACCGCGCCATCGAGATCGTCAAGCGCGCCATCGAGACGCTCGGCGCGCCCATCTACGTGCGCCACGAGGTGGTCCACAACCGCTACGTGGTCGATGACCTGAAGAAGCGCGGCGCGATCTTCGTCGAGGAGCTCGACGAGGTGCCCGATGGCAACACCGTGATCTTCAGCGCCCACGGCGTCTCGCAGGCCGTGCGCCAGGAAGCGGACCGGCGCGGCCTGAAGGTGTTCGACGCCACCTGTCCGCTGGTGACCAAGGTGCACTTGGAGGTCGCGCGCCAGTGCCGCGCCGGGCGCGACGTGGTGTTGATCGGCCATGCCGGGCATCCGGAAGTCGAAGGCACCATGGGCCAGTGGAACAAGGAACGTGGCACCGGACGCATCTACCTGGTCGAGGACGTCGCCGATGTCGCCGTGCTCGAGGTCTCGCAGCCTGAAAACCTGGCGTACACCACCCAGACCACGCTGTCGGTGGATGACACCCGCAGCGTCATCGAGGCCCTGCGCCTGCGTTTCCCGGCGATCCAGGGGCCAAAGAACGACGACATCTGCTACGCCACCCAGAACCGCCAGGACGCTGTGCGCGCGCTGGCGTCGCAGTGCGACCTGGTGCTGGTGGTCGGTTCGCCGAACAGCTCCAATTCAAACCGGCTCCGCGAGCTGGCCGAGCGCGATGGTGTCGAGGCCTACCTGATCGACGGTGCCGAGGAGATCGACGTGCGCTGGGTCGAAGGCCGCCGCCACATCGGCGTGACCGCCGGCGCCTCGGCGCCGGACGTGCTGGTGGAAGGCGTGCTGGCGCGCCTGCGCGAGCTGGGCGCCGTAGGCATCCGCGAGCTGTCCGGCGAGCCGGAGAACATGGTGTTCGCGCTGCCCAAGGAACTGCGCCTGCGGCTGGTGGAGTAGGGCGGCCGGGCCACCCCGGCCTGGCTCGCGCAACAAAAAGGCCGCCCGAGGGCGGCCTTTCTGCGTCACTGGTGCCGGAAATAGGAATCGAACCTACGACCTACGCATTACGAATGCGCCGCTCTACCAACTGAGCTATTCCGGCGTGGCCGCGCATTGTAGGGCGAGCGGGCGCATACGGTCAAAGCGGAAGGGCGCAGGGGCGTCGCGTCTCGCCCGACGCGACCGGTGGCCGCTATCCTGCGCCCTCTCCAACACCCCCGGGATGTCCATGGCCAAGGCGCGCACCGCCTACGTCTGCACCGAATGCGGCGCCGATTCCAGCAAGTGGCAGGGCCAGTGCGGCGCCTGCGGGGCGTGGGACACGGTGTCGGAGATCGTGCTCGAGCCTGCGTCGGCGGCCAAGGCGTCGTCGCCCGCGCGCCGTGGCGGCTGGGCCGGCAAGGTCGAGGCGCCGCAGGTCACGGCGCTCAAGGACGTGCGCCACCATGAGGACGAGCGCGTCTCCACCGGCATTGGTGAGTTCGACCGCGTGCTCGGCGGTGGTCTGGTGGAAGGTGCCGTGGTGCTGGTGGGTGGCGATCCGGGTATCGGCAAGTCCACCTTGCTGTTGCAGGCGATGGCCAGCATGTCGGGCACGCTGCCGGGGT
This Luteimonas sp. MC1572 DNA region includes the following protein-coding sequences:
- a CDS encoding bifunctional riboflavin kinase/FAD synthetase, with translation MKQLFRDVDGGPLCPEGSVACIGAFDGLHLGHRALLRHAAGRAHALGLPLVALSFEPLPREFFAPVAPPPRLGLPRAKFEGLCALGADAVGLLRFNAGFAALSPDAFAESVLAGRLAAREVWVGPGFRYGQRRAGDLDTLRQAGQRLGFAAGEIAPVLLDDERVSSTRIRAALTAGDFAAATRLLDRPYAIAGRVVRGRQLGRTLGFPTANLRFGGKVPALQGIYATRVHGVGDRPWPSVSSFGTRPTVDGVEPLLEAHLFDFDGDLYGRRIEVEFVARLRDEEKYPDLPTLVAQMQRDAEQARHLLMQPPQRATA
- the ileS gene encoding isoleucine--tRNA ligase, yielding MRGDLPKREPDTLARWEGEGLYARLRTHAAGRPKFVLHDGPPYANGAIHLGHAVNKILKDIIVRSKTVAGFDAPYIPGWDCHGLPIEIAIEKKHGKVGVKLDATAFRQACRDYALSQIELQMRDFKRLGVLGDWDNPYLTLDPKFEADEMRALAKVVDNGHLVRGVKPVYWCFDCGSALAEAEIEYQDKQSTAVDVAYPARDAQALARAFGTEVPEGVEIAVPIWTTTPWTLPASLAVALGAGLDYTLVEGPLVEGPAHGGRRRWLVLASGLEAKALARYGVDEVTVHGHAPGSALEGQLLAHPFYPERDIPLILGEHVTAEDGTGAVHTAPGHGQEDFVAARHYGLVEKYTAAQLNPVDGRGVYLPSTPAADGVALAGTHIWKANDAIVEVLRANGALLAHASLQHSYPHCWRHRTPVVFRATPQWFISMDQAGLRRDALAAIQGVEWFPGWGEARIAGMVEGRPDWTISRQRTWGVPIALFVHRETGEPHPRSSELMRAAADRVEVAGIDAWYDLDPAELLGDEAGDYDRITDILDVWFDSGVTHECVLAARGIGKPADLYLEGSDQHRGWFQSSLLTGIAIDGAAPYRQCLTHGFTVDENGRKMSKSLGNGIEPQEIMKTLGADILRLWIASADYSNEMSLSKEILKRNADAYRRIRNTARFLLGNLHGFDPVRDLRPLDDMVALDRWIVHRAWEVQEKIVAAYARYDFAEIIQALLNFCSVDLGSLYLDVTKDRLYTMPEDSRGRRSAQSAMYRITEAFVRWIAPVLAFTADEMWSHLPGTREDNVLFATWYDGLAPMADDAAMSAREFDELLRLREQVAKVLEPMRASGVIGAALEAEITLACGVADQNRLSPLLDELRFLLISGDVALVVADGATEIGVSATATTKPKCVRCWQHRGDIGTVAAHPLLCTRCAGNVEGNTEDRQWF
- the lspA gene encoding signal peptidase II, with the protein product MVLKPARNALPWLLLSALVIVLDQLSKQWVLTSLPEYTAIPVIDGFWNWYRTYNTGAAFSFLSDAGGWQKWFFSILAFGISGLLAVWLSRTPRGDWRTALPFALVIGGAIGNVIDRIVHGHVIDFVQWHWRDYYWPAFNIADAAIVGGAIGIALFGLIAGKPKPA
- the ispH gene encoding 4-hydroxy-3-methylbut-2-enyl diphosphate reductase; the encoded protein is MDIVLANPRGFCAGVDRAIEIVKRAIETLGAPIYVRHEVVHNRYVVDDLKKRGAIFVEELDEVPDGNTVIFSAHGVSQAVRQEADRRGLKVFDATCPLVTKVHLEVARQCRAGRDVVLIGHAGHPEVEGTMGQWNKERGTGRIYLVEDVADVAVLEVSQPENLAYTTQTTLSVDDTRSVIEALRLRFPAIQGPKNDDICYATQNRQDAVRALASQCDLVLVVGSPNSSNSNRLRELAERDGVEAYLIDGAEEIDVRWVEGRRHIGVTAGASAPDVLVEGVLARLRELGAVGIRELSGEPENMVFALPKELRLRLVE